A genomic region of Pelodiscus sinensis isolate JC-2024 chromosome 1, ASM4963464v1, whole genome shotgun sequence contains the following coding sequences:
- the LOC102448800 gene encoding olfactory receptor 52E8-like, which yields MADTNATHFTNPSTFILLGIPGLETAHVWISIPFCAMYVIALLGNSTILFIVKKEPSLHEPMYYFLCMLAITDLVLTTSILPKMLSIFWFNSGEIDFSACLTQMFFIHCFFSIESGIFVAMAFDRYVAICHPLRHSTILTNPVVTKISLAVVLRSSIFILPNFFLARQWPYCRTNVIPHTYCEHMAVVKLACADISISSSYGLFVVFFVTGLDVLFIIVSYTQILRAVFSLPTKDAWLKTFGTCSAHFSAILAFYIPGLFSFLTHRFGHNVALHFHVLIGSIYLLVPPMLNPIIYGVRTRQIRDRLLCLFIKKET from the coding sequence ATGGCAGATACCAACGCCAcccacttcaccaacccctccaccttcatcctgctgggcattcctggcctggagacagcccacgtctggatctccatccctttCTGCGCCATGTACGTCATAGCTCTCTTGGGGAACTccaccatcctgttcattgtgaagaagGAGCCAagtctccatgagcccatgtactattttctctgcatgctggccatcaccgacctggtcctgaccacctccatcctgcccaaaatgctgagcatcttctggttcaattccggggagatcgatttcagtgcctgcctcacccagatgttcttcattcactgTTTCTTTTCAAtagagtctgggatcttcgtggccatggcctttgatcgctacgtggccatttgccatcccctgagacattccaccatcctcacaAACCCTGTCGTGACCAAAATTAGCCTGGCTGTGGTGCTGCGCAGCAGCATATTCATACTGCCCAATTTCTTCCTGGCCAGGCAGTGGCCATACTGCAGAACCAACGTCATCCCCCACACGTACTGTGAGCACATGGCAGTGGTAAAGCTGGCCTGTGCCGACATCAGCATCAGTAGTTCCTACGGCCTTTTTGTGGTATTCTTTGTGACAGGTCTGGATGTGCTTTTTATCATCgtgtcctacacccagatcctcagggctgtcttcagcctccccaccaaAGATGCttggctcaagacttttgggacctgcagtGCTCACTTTTCTGCCATTTTAGCTTTCTACATCCCAGGTCTCTTTTCATTTCTCACGCACCGGTTTGGCCACAACGTGGCCCTGCACTTTCACGTTCTCATTGGCAGCATCTATCTCCTGGTACCTCCCAtgttgaaccccatcatctatggggtgaggaccaGGCAGATCCGGGACAGACTACTCTGTTTATTTATTAAGAAAGAGACCTGA
- the LOC102449042 gene encoding olfactory receptor 52E4-like, protein MYAIALLGNFTILFIVKKEPSLHEPMYYFLCMLAVTDLLLSTSIQPKMLSIFWQWPYCRTNIIPHTYCEHLSVLKLACADTRISTSYGLFVLFFVTGLDVLFIIVSYTQILRAVFSLPTKDAWLKSLGTCSAHFSAILAFYMLGLFTYLTHRFGQNVAPHFHVLIASVYLLGPAMLNPIIYGVRTRQIRNKLLHLFSKKET, encoded by the exons ATGTACGCCATAgccctcttggggaacttcaccatcctgttcattgtgaagaagGAGCCCagtctccatgagcccatgtactatttcctctgcatgctggctgtcaccgACCTGTTGCTGTCCACCTCCATTCaacccaaaatgctgagcatcttctg GCAGTGGCCGtactgcagaaccaacatcatcccccacacGTACTGTGAGCACTTGTCTGTGCTGAAGCTGGCCTGTGCTGACACACGCATCAGTACTTCCTACGGCCTCTTTGTGTTATTTTTTGTGACAGGTCTGGATGTGCTTTTTATCATCGTGTCCTatacccagatcctcagggctgtcttcagcctccccaccaaAGATGCCTGGCTCAAGTCTTTGGGGACATGTAGTGCTCACTTTTCTGCCATTTTAGCTTTCTACATGCTAGGTCTCTTCACCTACCTCACGCATCGATTTGGCCAAAACGTGGCCCCACATTTTCATGTTCTCATTGCCAGCGTCTACCTCCTGGGGCCTGccatgctaaaccccatcatctatggggtgaggaccaGGCAGATCAGGAACAAGCTGCTCCATCTGTTTAGTAAGAAAGAGACTTGA